A window from Peromyscus eremicus chromosome 1, PerEre_H2_v1, whole genome shotgun sequence encodes these proteins:
- the LOC131896035 gene encoding protein kish-A, giving the protein MSAIFNFQSLLTVILLLICTCAYIRSLAPSLLDRNKTGLLGIFWKCARIGERKSPYVAVCCIVMAFSILFIQ; this is encoded by the coding sequence ATGTCTGCCATTTTCAATTTTCAGAGTCTGTTGACTGTAATCTTGCTGCTTATATGTACGTGTGCTTATATCCGATCCTTGGCACCCAGCCTCCTGGACAGAAATAAAACTGGACTATTGGGAATATTTTGGAAGTGTGCCCGAATTGGTGAGCGCAAGAGTCCTTATGTTGCCGTATGCTGTATAGTGATGGCCTTCAGCATCCTCTTCATACAGTAG